Proteins encoded together in one Cicer arietinum cultivar CDC Frontier isolate Library 1 chromosome 4, Cicar.CDCFrontier_v2.0, whole genome shotgun sequence window:
- the LOC101494464 gene encoding uncharacterized protein isoform X1, with protein MLSFNKWLVRYMSIPLGVSRKKLLNVWVIFTFDAIWHDLEWLKTLSGNSYFVNSVLLLVQLQSLASWVVLGRPGGVNWLLPSFLRKDGQLRSLAFKDNRSYIIQFKLITKFHFTGLPVLWECL; from the exons ATGCTTTCTTTTAACAAGTGGCTTGTGAG GTATATGTCCATTCCTCTTGGGGTATCTCGGAAAAAGCTCCTAAATGTATGGGTTATATTCACTTTTGATGCCATCTGGCATGATTTAGAATG GCTGAAAACTCTTTCGGGGAATTCATATTTTGTGAACTCAGTGTTGTTGCTGGTGCAGTTACAATCCCTTGCCTCATGGGTTGTCCTTGGAAG ACCAGGAGGCGTTAACTGGTTGCTTCCTTCTTTTCTTCGGAAGGACGGTCAATTGAGATCCTTAGCTTTTAAAGATAACAGAAGTTATAttatacaatttaaattaattacgAAATTCCATTTCACAGGGTTGCCTGTCCTTTGGGAATGCTTATGA
- the LOC101494464 gene encoding membrane-bound O-acyltransferase GUP1-like isoform X2 → MLSFNKWLVRYMSIPLGVSRKKLLNVWVIFTFDAIWHDLEWLKTLSGNSYFVNSVLLLVQLQSLASWVVLGRVACPLGMLMTFYIKAKYTVFNICVFHPLSCANDSWRIRGANIVGIFNLS, encoded by the exons ATGCTTTCTTTTAACAAGTGGCTTGTGAG GTATATGTCCATTCCTCTTGGGGTATCTCGGAAAAAGCTCCTAAATGTATGGGTTATATTCACTTTTGATGCCATCTGGCATGATTTAGAATG GCTGAAAACTCTTTCGGGGAATTCATATTTTGTGAACTCAGTGTTGTTGCTGGTGCAGTTACAATCCCTTGCCTCATGGGTTGTCCTTGGAAG GGTTGCCTGTCCTTTGGGAATGCTTATGACATTTTACATTAAAGCAAAGTATACAGTTTTTAACATTTGTGTTTTCCATCCTTTGAGTTGTGCAAATGATAGTTGGAGGATTAGGGGTGCCAACATAGTTGGAATATTTAATCTTTCATGA
- the LOC101494464 gene encoding membrane-bound O-acyltransferase GUP2-like isoform X3 produces the protein MLSFNKWLVRYMSIPLGVSRKKLLNVWVIFTFDAIWHDLEWLKTLSGNSYFVNSVLLLVQLQSLASWVVLGRFVNALYIKLVVMRLNFVHHIM, from the exons ATGCTTTCTTTTAACAAGTGGCTTGTGAG GTATATGTCCATTCCTCTTGGGGTATCTCGGAAAAAGCTCCTAAATGTATGGGTTATATTCACTTTTGATGCCATCTGGCATGATTTAGAATG GCTGAAAACTCTTTCGGGGAATTCATATTTTGTGAACTCAGTGTTGTTGCTGGTGCAGTTACAATCCCTTGCCTCATGGGTTGTCCTTGGAAG ATTTGTCAATGCATTGTACATCAAATTGGTAGTCATGCGATTGAATTTTGTACATCATATAATGTAA